A window of the Nocardia sp. NBC_01329 genome harbors these coding sequences:
- a CDS encoding zinc-dependent metalloprotease — protein MSDLPFGFSHGDDDDRGRGDKPGGSGGNDPFGFGAGGAGFDPASLGQMLSSLGQMLSGMGQGMTGGGSGPVNYDVAKRLARQQLGKTVPPVSGGAATAVADAAHLAELWLDDATTFPAGATSTVAWTANDWIEKTLPTWQRLCDPVAQQISGMWTAGLPEEARDMAGPMMGMLGQMGGLAFGSQLGQALGQLAKEVLTGTDIGLPLGPAGTAALLPTAISEFSEGLEQPESEIMVFLAAREVAHQRLFVQVPWLRQQVLGAVEDYARGITMDFSALEDAARNLDPTALTDPSKLEEILAQGSFEPQTTPEQKQALDRLETLLALIEGWVQVVVAAAVGGRLPGAGALAETLRRRRATGGPAEQTFATLVGLELRPRKLREAATLWQRLTDDAGIAARDGVWAHPDLLPDAGDLDAPAGFIDSVIGGGAGAFDDPLAQLAATEAAEREAAAGKRDSGADAAEDSGGEQRPDSDPEDPESGKK, from the coding sequence ATGAGTGATCTCCCGTTCGGGTTCTCGCATGGCGACGACGACGATCGCGGCCGCGGCGACAAACCCGGCGGCAGCGGCGGTAACGACCCCTTCGGTTTCGGTGCCGGTGGCGCCGGATTCGACCCGGCGTCGCTGGGCCAGATGCTCTCCTCGCTCGGCCAGATGCTCAGCGGTATGGGTCAGGGAATGACCGGCGGTGGCAGCGGCCCGGTGAACTATGACGTGGCCAAGCGATTGGCCCGTCAGCAGCTCGGCAAAACCGTTCCGCCGGTGTCCGGTGGTGCCGCCACCGCGGTCGCCGATGCCGCGCATCTGGCCGAACTGTGGTTGGACGACGCGACCACCTTCCCGGCCGGTGCGACGAGCACCGTCGCCTGGACCGCGAACGACTGGATCGAGAAAACGCTGCCCACCTGGCAGCGGTTGTGCGATCCGGTTGCCCAGCAGATCTCCGGTATGTGGACCGCCGGGCTGCCCGAGGAAGCCCGCGATATGGCCGGCCCCATGATGGGCATGCTCGGGCAGATGGGCGGGCTGGCCTTCGGTTCCCAGCTCGGTCAAGCCCTGGGCCAGCTGGCCAAAGAGGTGCTGACCGGTACCGATATCGGCCTGCCGCTGGGTCCGGCCGGTACCGCCGCGCTGCTGCCCACCGCCATCTCGGAGTTCAGCGAGGGACTCGAACAGCCGGAGAGCGAGATCATGGTGTTCCTCGCTGCCCGCGAGGTCGCCCATCAGCGGCTGTTCGTCCAGGTGCCCTGGCTGCGTCAGCAGGTCCTGGGTGCCGTCGAGGACTACGCGCGCGGGATCACCATGGATTTCTCCGCGCTCGAGGACGCTGCCCGCAATCTCGATCCCACCGCGCTCACCGATCCGTCGAAACTCGAGGAGATCCTCGCCCAGGGCAGTTTCGAACCGCAGACGACGCCCGAGCAGAAACAGGCGCTGGACCGGCTGGAAACCCTGCTCGCCCTGATCGAGGGCTGGGTGCAGGTGGTGGTGGCCGCCGCGGTCGGCGGTCGGCTGCCCGGCGCGGGCGCGCTCGCCGAGACACTGCGTCGTCGCCGCGCCACCGGCGGGCCCGCCGAACAGACCTTCGCCACCCTGGTGGGCCTGGAACTGCGTCCGCGCAAACTGCGCGAGGCGGCGACGCTGTGGCAGCGCCTCACCGATGATGCCGGTATCGCCGCCCGCGACGGTGTCTGGGCGCATCCCGATCTGCTTCCCGATGCCGGCGATCTCGACGCACCCGCGGGGTTCATCGATTCGGTGATCGGTGGGGGCGCCGGCGCTTTCGACGATCCGCTCGCCCAACTGGCCGCGACCGAGGCCGCCGAACGCGAGGCAGCCGCCGGCAAGCGGGACAGCGGTGCCGACGCGGCCGAGGATTCCGGCGGCGAGCAGCGTCCGGATTCCGATCCGGAGGATCCCGAGTCGGGTAAGAAGTAG
- a CDS encoding TOMM precursor leader peptide-binding protein yields the protein MTTLRPRGPLLHPRMPILVRSTGQVQLGWDPETAVLCTAPGLETQQVLRFLRLIDGLSSLPAIIWQARSLGLEPGQATALIDVIDTAGLLVHPPRPAGRVRTIRVHGIGPLTDAVTAGLRDLGVRPQRSRDHRGDVDGRARPADLVVLADALIPDPRVVRDLSRARTAHLVVRLRDGKGIVGPLVQPGRTSCLRCADMTRADHDADWPRLAAQLLGRTGHAGPAGIAAVAALALGELETIIACEPSRPPETLDGTLELDLDTRFLDRRSWAPHPRCGCLGNSTPDAV from the coding sequence ATGACGACGCTGCGGCCACGCGGTCCGCTCCTACATCCCCGGATGCCGATCCTGGTCCGATCCACCGGGCAGGTTCAGCTGGGCTGGGATCCGGAAACCGCCGTGCTCTGCACGGCCCCGGGTTTGGAAACCCAGCAGGTGCTGAGGTTTCTCCGGTTGATCGATGGGCTGAGCAGCCTGCCCGCGATCATCTGGCAGGCTCGCTCGCTCGGTCTGGAACCCGGGCAGGCCACTGCCCTGATCGATGTGATCGATACCGCAGGGCTGCTGGTCCACCCGCCCCGGCCCGCCGGTCGGGTGCGCACGATCCGAGTGCACGGAATCGGTCCGCTCACCGACGCCGTCACCGCCGGACTGCGGGATCTGGGTGTCCGCCCGCAGCGATCACGTGATCACCGCGGTGATGTCGACGGCCGGGCCCGGCCGGCCGACCTCGTGGTGCTCGCCGACGCGCTGATCCCCGACCCACGTGTGGTGCGCGATCTGTCCCGGGCCCGGACCGCTCATCTGGTCGTCCGGCTACGGGACGGTAAGGGGATCGTCGGACCGCTGGTGCAGCCCGGGCGCACCAGTTGCCTCCGCTGCGCGGATATGACCAGGGCCGACCACGATGCGGACTGGCCGCGGCTGGCCGCGCAACTGCTCGGACGTACCGGCCACGCCGGTCCCGCGGGTATCGCCGCGGTGGCCGCGCTGGCACTCGGCGAGCTCGAGACGATCATCGCCTGCGAACCGAGCCGTCCACCGGAAACGCTGGACGGAACTCTCGAACTCGACCTCGATACCCGATTCCTGGACCGTCGCTCGTGGGCGCCGCATCCCCGCTGCGGTTGTCTCGGGAACAGCACTCCAGATGCTGTGTGA
- a CDS encoding ABC1 kinase family protein produces MSRNAKLAKIPLGVAGRAAVGFGKKLAGGDRKEINTELNQKAAEQLFAVLGELKGGAMKFGQALSVMEAAVPEEFGEHYREALTKLQAAAPPMPAATVHRVLDHQLGTDWRKRFQEFEDIPAASASIGQVHKAVWSDGRRVAVKVQYPGADEALRADLRTLNRMTGLFAKVIPGADVKPLLAEITERTEEELDYRNEAANQRAFSKAYDGHPEFVVPKVVASAPKVIVSEWLDGTPVSAVISAGQADPEGTRALRDRVAGLMGRFHFSAPETVGLLHADPHPGNFMITPAGKLAVIDYGACAPLPGGFPDMLGRILALAVAEQYDELTELLHANGWVLPGRTLTDTEVEEYLRPFTDPIRTESFHFTRRWMQRVAGKATDYSSPEMKTARAMVLPAEYLMIFRVLGGSIGICAQLDAEVPFMQLASTWLPGFREQRDSA; encoded by the coding sequence ATGTCCCGCAACGCGAAGTTGGCTAAGATTCCGCTGGGGGTAGCGGGTCGCGCCGCGGTCGGTTTCGGCAAGAAGCTCGCGGGCGGTGATCGTAAGGAGATCAACACCGAGCTCAACCAGAAAGCCGCCGAACAGCTGTTCGCCGTGCTGGGGGAGCTCAAGGGCGGTGCGATGAAGTTCGGGCAGGCTCTCAGCGTGATGGAGGCCGCCGTTCCGGAGGAGTTCGGCGAGCACTATCGCGAGGCGTTGACCAAACTGCAGGCGGCCGCGCCCCCGATGCCCGCCGCCACCGTGCACCGGGTTCTCGACCACCAACTCGGCACTGATTGGCGTAAGCGCTTCCAGGAGTTCGAGGACATCCCGGCCGCTTCGGCGAGTATCGGCCAGGTGCACAAGGCGGTCTGGTCGGACGGGCGTCGGGTCGCGGTGAAGGTGCAGTACCCGGGCGCGGATGAGGCGCTGCGCGCCGATCTGCGCACCCTGAACCGGATGACCGGCCTGTTCGCGAAGGTCATCCCGGGCGCCGATGTGAAACCGCTACTGGCCGAGATCACCGAACGCACCGAAGAGGAATTGGACTATCGCAACGAAGCCGCGAACCAGCGGGCGTTCAGCAAGGCCTATGACGGACATCCCGAATTCGTGGTGCCCAAGGTGGTCGCGAGCGCGCCCAAGGTGATCGTCAGCGAATGGCTCGACGGCACACCGGTTTCCGCCGTCATCAGCGCCGGACAGGCAGATCCGGAGGGCACCCGCGCCCTGCGCGACCGGGTGGCCGGGCTGATGGGCCGGTTCCATTTCTCGGCCCCCGAGACGGTGGGTCTGCTGCACGCCGATCCGCATCCGGGAAACTTCATGATCACCCCGGCGGGCAAGCTCGCGGTGATCGACTACGGTGCCTGCGCGCCGCTGCCGGGCGGTTTCCCGGACATGCTGGGCCGTATCCTCGCCTTGGCGGTCGCTGAGCAATACGACGAACTCACCGAGCTCCTGCACGCGAACGGCTGGGTGTTACCGGGCCGGACTCTCACCGACACCGAGGTCGAGGAGTACCTGCGCCCGTTCACCGACCCGATCCGCACCGAGTCGTTCCATTTCACCCGGCGCTGGATGCAGCGCGTGGCGGGTAAGGCGACCGATTACTCGTCCCCGGAGATGAAAACCGCCCGGGCGATGGTGTTGCCGGCCGAATACTTGATGATCTTCCGGGTGCTCGGCGGGTCGATCGGCATCTGCGCTCAGCTCGATGCCGAGGTCCCGTTCATGCAGTTGGCCTCCACCTGGCTGCCCGGATTCCGGGAGCAGCGCGACAGCGCCTGA
- a CDS encoding WhiB family transcriptional regulator — MACSTVATDPGDQRLPALPCRAGNPDLWFAESPGQLEEAKALCASCPIRKGCLTAAIDRREPWGVWGGEIFDQGVVIARKRPRGRPRKVASCV, encoded by the coding sequence GTGGCGTGTAGCACCGTGGCAACCGATCCCGGGGACCAGCGGCTTCCCGCTCTGCCCTGCCGGGCCGGGAATCCCGACCTGTGGTTCGCGGAGAGCCCGGGTCAGCTGGAAGAGGCCAAGGCGCTGTGCGCTTCCTGCCCGATCCGTAAGGGCTGCCTGACCGCGGCCATCGATCGGCGGGAGCCGTGGGGCGTCTGGGGCGGCGAGATCTTCGATCAGGGGGTCGTCATCGCTCGCAAGCGCCCGCGGGGCCGGCCGCGCAAGGTCGCCAGCTGTGTCTGA
- a CDS encoding ATP-dependent DNA helicase UvrD2 → MREARVSGAERRDLRGLDPRRRRRRRKTQQYTAPVGAVDLSELDPEQAAAVRAPRGPVCVLAGAGTGKTRTITYRIAYLVAAGQVRADQVLAVTFTARAAGELRGRLRSLGLGDAASTVQARTFHAAALRQLRYFWPQVVGEVPWRMLDNKFPVVAQAANRVGLASGTESVKDLLGEIEWAKSSLVAPEDYAAAAESHRRETPFAPARVGEVYAAYESVKITPEGLLLDFDDLLLHTAAALEDYPSVADEFRERYRCFVVDEYQDVTPLQQRVLDAWLGERDDLTVVGDANQTIYSFTGAGPGQLLDFSRRFPDATVVRLERDYRSTPQVVDLANRVIGMAKGRIAGTRLQLVGQRADGPEPEFAEYDELAVEAADVARRIDELLARGTPAAEIAVLYRINAQSEAYEQALTERGIAYQVRGGEGFFQRPEVRQAVQELRRTTNRDDLPEASTSGKKLISLVRAALAPVGLTASAPSGTQARQRWESLVALVRLTEDLVEHEPDLTASGLLRELAARAEARHPPTVQGVTLASLHAAKGLEWDAVFLVGLSDGTLPISYALNGDGSVADVAALEEERRLLYVGVTRARIHLRLSWALSRGDGDRRSRRRSRFLTGLVPDSSPASRIATPARPDANRPVCRICGRALLDSETLLLRRCKNCVGQPDTELLGALQDWRREKAAELAVDPRGILGVNTLTAIAEQLPEDEAGLAALGIGESKMRKYGAEVLAIIRSRRRSISRFGGAGGELGKTAGRK, encoded by the coding sequence ATGCGCGAAGCGCGAGTCTCGGGCGCTGAACGGCGGGACCTCAGGGGCCTCGACCCGCGACGCCGCAGGCGGCGCCGAAAAACACAGCAATACACTGCTCCGGTGGGCGCAGTCGATCTCTCCGAGTTGGACCCGGAACAGGCCGCCGCCGTCCGCGCGCCGCGAGGGCCGGTGTGTGTGCTCGCCGGCGCCGGTACCGGGAAGACCCGCACCATCACCTATCGCATCGCGTATCTCGTAGCGGCGGGGCAGGTGCGGGCGGATCAGGTGCTGGCCGTCACCTTCACCGCGCGGGCGGCCGGGGAGCTGCGTGGACGGCTGCGGTCGCTGGGGCTCGGAGATGCCGCGTCGACGGTGCAGGCACGCACCTTTCATGCCGCCGCGCTGCGGCAGTTGCGGTATTTCTGGCCGCAGGTGGTGGGCGAGGTGCCGTGGCGGATGCTGGACAACAAGTTCCCGGTGGTCGCGCAGGCCGCGAACCGGGTCGGTCTGGCATCAGGTACCGAGAGCGTGAAGGATCTGCTGGGCGAGATCGAATGGGCCAAATCGTCGCTGGTGGCGCCCGAGGACTATGCCGCGGCGGCGGAGTCCCACCGGCGGGAGACGCCCTTCGCCCCCGCCCGGGTCGGGGAGGTCTACGCGGCCTATGAATCGGTGAAGATCACGCCGGAGGGTCTGCTGCTGGATTTCGACGATCTGCTGTTGCACACCGCCGCCGCGCTGGAGGACTATCCGTCGGTCGCCGACGAGTTCCGCGAACGCTACCGCTGTTTCGTTGTCGACGAATATCAGGACGTCACCCCGCTACAGCAGCGGGTGCTCGATGCCTGGCTGGGCGAACGCGACGATCTCACGGTCGTCGGGGATGCCAACCAGACCATCTATTCCTTCACCGGCGCCGGCCCGGGGCAGCTGCTGGACTTCTCCCGCCGGTTCCCGGATGCGACCGTGGTCCGGCTGGAGCGGGACTACCGGTCGACTCCGCAGGTCGTGGACCTCGCCAACCGGGTGATCGGGATGGCTAAGGGCCGGATCGCGGGGACCCGGCTGCAGCTGGTGGGGCAGCGAGCGGACGGACCGGAACCGGAGTTCGCCGAATACGACGAACTCGCCGTCGAGGCCGCCGATGTGGCCCGGCGGATCGACGAGCTGCTGGCTCGAGGCACTCCGGCCGCCGAGATCGCGGTGCTCTACCGGATCAACGCGCAATCAGAGGCCTATGAGCAGGCGCTGACCGAACGCGGGATCGCCTATCAGGTGCGCGGCGGCGAGGGTTTCTTCCAACGGCCGGAGGTACGTCAGGCTGTCCAGGAGCTGCGCCGCACGACAAACCGCGACGACCTGCCCGAGGCATCCACTTCTGGGAAGAAACTGATCAGCCTGGTGCGGGCGGCCTTGGCTCCGGTCGGTCTCACCGCATCCGCACCGTCCGGCACCCAGGCGCGCCAGCGGTGGGAGTCGCTGGTGGCGCTGGTCCGGCTGACCGAGGATCTCGTCGAACACGAACCGGATCTCACGGCATCGGGGCTACTGCGCGAGCTGGCCGCACGGGCCGAGGCCAGGCATCCACCGACCGTGCAAGGGGTGACGCTCGCCTCACTGCACGCAGCCAAGGGTCTGGAGTGGGACGCGGTGTTCCTGGTCGGGCTCAGCGACGGCACCCTGCCCATCTCCTATGCCTTGAACGGCGACGGTTCGGTCGCCGATGTGGCGGCTCTGGAAGAGGAGCGCCGACTGCTGTACGTGGGCGTGACCCGCGCCCGGATCCATCTCCGGTTGTCGTGGGCGTTGAGTCGCGGCGACGGCGATCGCCGCTCTCGGCGGCGTTCCCGGTTCCTCACCGGACTGGTGCCCGACAGCTCCCCCGCGTCCCGAATAGCCACTCCGGCGCGGCCCGACGCGAACCGCCCCGTCTGCCGGATATGCGGTCGCGCGCTGCTCGATTCGGAGACCCTGTTGCTGCGCCGGTGCAAGAACTGTGTGGGACAACCGGATACCGAACTGCTCGGCGCCCTGCAGGACTGGCGGCGGGAGAAGGCGGCCGAGCTCGCGGTCGACCCACGCGGGATCCTGGGGGTGAACACACTGACAGCGATTGCCGAGCAGCTGCCGGAGGACGAAGCGGGGCTGGCCGCACTGGGTATCGGTGAGAGCAAGATGCGCAAATACGGGGCGGAAGTGCTGGCGATCATCCGGTCCCGGCGCCGTTCGATCTCCCGCTTCGGGGGCGCCGGCGGAGAACTCGGCAAAACCGCAGGTAGAAAATAG